In Chitinophaga nivalis, a single genomic region encodes these proteins:
- a CDS encoding family 10 glycosylhydrolase, with protein MLKQLIAGVILCTILAQQAWAQLPPKRELRAVWIATVENIDWPSRRGLSTDQQKQEFIALLDQHQRNGMNAIIAQIRPVTDAFYPSPYEPWSEYLTGVQGQAPNPYYDPLQFMIEETHKRGMEFHAWFNPYRAVFNVSRSSVAANHITRLKPQWFLTYDNKKYFDPGVPEAQEYVTMVIRDVVKRYDIDAVHFDDYFYPYRAPGKEFPDNSSYRLYGNNMMKDDWRRANVDAIILMLSKAIKAEKPWVKFGISPFGVWRNRDKDPEGSYTRGGQTNYDDLYADVVKWLKNGWIDYVAPQLYWERGHRLVDYEILLNWWSQHGYGKHVYIGHGVYRIGSNAAWKNPNELPAQIEEARTLNTVQGSMFYSSKSFSGNPLGIEDTMRNHLYKYPALRPTMSWLPNLTPEAPYFIDAFERPGGLELHWADNDTSGHTRQYVLYRFEQHEAINVSDPTKIIAILPQSSDPEFKDPGYVKGRMYTYIVTALDRLQHESLQGDPLRMQVRGGKTEFIFEP; from the coding sequence ATGTTGAAGCAATTAATAGCAGGCGTAATATTATGCACAATACTGGCGCAGCAGGCATGGGCCCAGCTGCCGCCCAAACGGGAGCTAAGAGCAGTATGGATAGCCACTGTAGAAAATATTGACTGGCCATCCCGGAGAGGACTCTCCACGGATCAGCAAAAACAGGAATTCATTGCCCTGCTGGATCAGCATCAGCGCAATGGCATGAATGCCATTATAGCACAGATCCGGCCGGTGACAGATGCTTTTTATCCGTCGCCCTATGAACCCTGGTCTGAATACCTCACCGGTGTACAGGGGCAGGCGCCCAATCCCTATTATGATCCGTTACAGTTCATGATAGAAGAAACGCATAAACGCGGGATGGAGTTCCATGCCTGGTTTAATCCATACCGGGCTGTATTCAACGTCAGCCGCAGCAGTGTGGCAGCCAATCATATCACCCGGCTGAAACCACAATGGTTTCTGACCTATGACAATAAAAAATATTTCGATCCGGGCGTACCGGAAGCACAGGAATATGTGACCATGGTTATCCGCGATGTGGTAAAACGCTACGACATCGATGCCGTACATTTTGACGATTACTTTTATCCCTACCGCGCACCAGGCAAAGAATTTCCGGATAACAGCTCTTACCGGCTGTATGGCAACAATATGATGAAGGACGACTGGCGCCGCGCCAACGTAGACGCCATTATCCTGATGCTCAGCAAAGCCATTAAGGCCGAAAAGCCCTGGGTGAAATTTGGTATCAGCCCCTTCGGCGTATGGCGCAACCGCGATAAAGACCCCGAAGGATCCTATACCCGTGGCGGCCAGACCAACTACGATGATTTATATGCCGATGTTGTAAAATGGCTAAAAAATGGCTGGATAGATTACGTAGCGCCGCAACTGTACTGGGAACGCGGACACCGCCTGGTAGATTACGAAATACTGCTCAACTGGTGGAGTCAACATGGTTATGGAAAACATGTATATATAGGACATGGTGTATATCGCATTGGCAGCAATGCCGCCTGGAAAAATCCGAATGAACTGCCGGCCCAGATAGAAGAAGCCCGCACCCTGAATACCGTACAGGGAAGTATGTTCTACAGCTCCAAATCATTCAGTGGCAACCCGTTGGGGATAGAAGACACCATGCGGAATCACCTGTACAAATATCCGGCACTGCGCCCTACCATGTCCTGGTTGCCCAACCTGACACCGGAGGCGCCGTATTTTATAGATGCCTTCGAACGGCCCGGCGGCCTGGAACTGCACTGGGCCGACAACGATACCAGCGGTCATACCAGACAATATGTATTATACCGTTTTGAACAACACGAAGCCATTAACGTCAGCGACCCAACGAAAATCATCGCCATACTGCCGCAGTCATCTGATCCGGAATTCAAAGACCCCGGTTATGTAAAAGGCCGCATGTATACCTACATCGTTACCGCACTCGATCGGCTCCAGCATGAAAGCCTCCAAGGCGATCCTTTACGGATGCAGGTAAGAGGAGGTAAAACGGAGTTTATCTTTGAACCATAA
- a CDS encoding mechanosensitive ion channel family protein, producing MRCVLPLLLTNILVALSLLSPAQTDSAKASRDSVTNAQLESTTRLLRESDSLLKADAAAKQSLEQQILLLKNDNDRRKQELVKKLTAIEQADSLKKAANRLKINQLKAVHSGIPVAPFGDTLFFVYNKLGPLHPGERARNIHTKLERLENDPFFAADSILVLPNENNVDVVYQDIILLTVTDDDGLWLDQDKAVVANEYAAVIRKAVIQAKDQNSLQHILIRIAWLLLILLVFGVIVYLINRLFRKLRFKFIKEKDHYFKGVKVKDYALLNQQKQIGLVYSALRIARIVIILLVFYITLPFIFSIFPWTKGIADKLIDWTLTPIKSILSGLLHYLPKLLTILVIYFITRYLVKLVNYLAGEIACGNLPIKGFYADWAWPTASGVKFLLYAFMFVVIFPYLPGSDSKVFQGVSVFLGILFSLGSSTAISNVVAGFVITYMRPFKIGDQVKIGEITGEVIEKNLLVTRLRTTKNEEITVPNASILSGHTINFTTSSKDPGLILHTGVTIGYDVPWKQVHELLIKAAMATDGIMKDKAPFVLQTSLDDFYVAYELNAYTDQSHEMAGIYSLLHQQIQDQFNAAGVEIMSPHYRAHRDGGATTTPADYLPDNYQAPPLRVKIEKAP from the coding sequence ATGAGATGCGTATTACCCCTTCTGCTCACCAACATATTGGTTGCCTTATCCTTATTATCTCCGGCGCAGACAGACAGTGCTAAAGCCAGCCGCGACTCCGTCACCAATGCCCAGCTGGAAAGCACCACCCGCTTATTACGCGAAAGTGATTCCCTGCTGAAAGCAGATGCCGCCGCCAAACAATCACTGGAACAACAAATCCTGCTGCTGAAAAACGACAATGACCGGCGCAAGCAGGAGCTGGTAAAAAAACTAACAGCCATTGAGCAGGCCGACTCCCTGAAAAAGGCCGCCAACCGGCTTAAAATAAATCAGCTGAAAGCCGTACACTCCGGCATTCCGGTAGCACCGTTCGGCGACACCCTGTTCTTCGTATACAATAAGCTGGGCCCACTGCACCCGGGAGAACGTGCCCGGAATATCCACACCAAACTGGAACGGCTGGAAAATGATCCCTTTTTCGCCGCCGACTCCATCCTCGTTCTCCCCAATGAAAATAATGTGGACGTGGTGTATCAGGATATTATTCTCTTAACGGTAACGGACGATGACGGCTTATGGCTCGACCAGGATAAAGCCGTAGTGGCCAACGAATATGCGGCAGTGATCCGGAAAGCTGTCATACAGGCCAAAGATCAGAACAGCCTGCAGCACATCCTCATACGCATTGCATGGCTGCTACTTATCCTCTTGGTTTTCGGTGTTATTGTATACCTGATCAACCGGCTATTCCGCAAACTGCGGTTTAAGTTCATAAAAGAAAAAGATCACTATTTCAAAGGGGTGAAGGTAAAAGACTACGCCCTGCTCAATCAGCAAAAACAAATAGGGCTGGTCTACAGTGCATTACGTATTGCCCGCATCGTCATCATCCTCCTGGTTTTCTATATTACCCTGCCCTTTATTTTCAGCATCTTCCCCTGGACAAAAGGCATCGCGGATAAACTGATCGACTGGACGCTGACACCCATCAAAAGTATCTTATCGGGGCTGCTGCATTATCTCCCTAAATTACTCACCATTCTGGTGATCTATTTTATCACCCGTTATCTGGTAAAACTGGTGAATTACCTGGCTGGAGAAATAGCCTGTGGCAATCTCCCGATCAAAGGGTTTTACGCCGATTGGGCCTGGCCTACCGCCAGCGGTGTTAAATTCCTGCTTTACGCATTTATGTTTGTGGTCATCTTCCCCTACCTGCCCGGGTCTGATTCAAAAGTGTTCCAGGGCGTGTCTGTCTTCCTGGGCATCCTGTTTTCGCTGGGATCATCTACTGCCATTTCCAATGTAGTAGCCGGTTTTGTAATTACGTATATGCGTCCTTTCAAAATAGGGGATCAGGTAAAGATCGGAGAGATTACCGGAGAGGTAATCGAGAAAAACCTGCTGGTCACCAGATTACGGACTACTAAAAACGAAGAAATTACGGTACCCAATGCCAGTATCCTGAGCGGTCATACAATTAACTTTACCACCTCCAGCAAAGATCCGGGCCTCATCCTGCATACCGGTGTTACCATCGGTTATGATGTACCCTGGAAGCAGGTGCACGAATTACTTATCAAAGCTGCGATGGCCACAGATGGGATTATGAAAGATAAAGCCCCTTTTGTACTGCAGACCAGTCTGGATGATTTTTATGTAGCCTATGAACTCAACGCCTATACGGACCAGTCTCACGAAATGGCGGGCATTTACTCTTTACTTCACCAACAGATACAGGACCAGTTTAATGCCGCGGGCGTAGAAATCATGTCGCCACATTACCGCGCCCATCGGGATGGCGGAGCTACCACCACCCCGGCAGATTACCTGCCGGATAACTATCAGGCCCCTCCACTCCGGGTGAAGATAGAAAAAGCCCCCTGA
- a CDS encoding methylglyoxal synthase, with product MQTTKVLKARKRIALIAHDHKKAELIEWAIYNKTVLSRHELYATGTTGKLIEEALDVSVRKLLSGPLGGDQQIGALVAEGLLDVIIFFWDPMEALPHDPDIKALLRLGVVWNIPVACNRASADFLLTSPLMHQDYEVILPDYTQYTNRKV from the coding sequence ATGCAAACGACAAAAGTTTTAAAAGCACGCAAACGGATCGCCCTGATCGCACATGACCATAAGAAGGCTGAACTGATAGAGTGGGCCATCTATAACAAAACTGTGCTGAGCCGGCACGAACTATACGCCACCGGTACTACCGGCAAGTTGATAGAAGAAGCCCTGGACGTATCTGTCAGAAAACTGCTGAGCGGCCCACTGGGCGGCGACCAGCAGATTGGCGCCCTGGTAGCGGAGGGTTTATTGGATGTGATCATCTTCTTTTGGGACCCCATGGAAGCATTACCGCATGATCCGGATATTAAAGCCCTCCTCCGCCTGGGTGTTGTATGGAATATACCGGTAGCCTGCAATCGCGCTTCCGCCGACTTCCTGCTCACCTCTCCGCTGATGCACCAGGATTATGAAGTCATATTACCTGATTACACCCAGTACACCAACCGGAAGGTATAA
- a CDS encoding ferritin, which translates to MLLKELSPKIEKALNDQVEMEAASSQYYLAMASWSEVQGYNGIAQFLYRHSDEERAHMLKLLKFINERGGHGLVPALKEPTVKFKNINAIFEHVFSHELLVSKEINSLVDMCLNEKDYATHNFLQWYVTEQIEEERLARYILDKLKLIGEDKGGLYIFDRDLATLDGNDRRSH; encoded by the coding sequence ATGTTACTGAAAGAACTTTCTCCAAAAATCGAAAAAGCATTGAATGACCAGGTAGAAATGGAAGCAGCGTCTTCCCAATATTATCTTGCCATGGCTTCCTGGTCTGAAGTACAGGGCTACAACGGCATTGCCCAGTTCCTTTACCGCCACTCAGACGAAGAAAGGGCACATATGCTGAAATTACTTAAGTTTATCAATGAACGTGGCGGACATGGCCTGGTACCGGCATTGAAAGAACCTACCGTCAAGTTTAAGAACATCAATGCTATTTTTGAACATGTGTTCAGCCATGAACTGCTGGTTTCCAAAGAAATCAACAGCCTGGTGGACATGTGTCTCAATGAAAAAGACTATGCCACGCACAATTTCCTGCAGTGGTATGTAACCGAACAAATCGAAGAAGAACGCCTGGCCCGGTACATCCTCGATAAACTTAAGCTGATCGGAGAGGATAAAGGCGGCCTGTATATCTTCGACCGCGACCTGGCCACACTCGATGGCAACGACAGGCGCTCCCATTAA
- a CDS encoding NifU family protein, producing the protein MIKTGNPIISIYTEMTPNPETMKFVANKLLYPGKSIDFPDEASAKPSPLAIELFSFPFIRGVFIMANFITLTKTSETDWNDIIPTVKAFLKEYLEDSRPVINEDEVVVTKDAASNEVSADDSDVVKRIKELLENYVKPAVEMDGGAIQFKDYNDGVVKLMLQGSCSGCPSSMITLKAGIEGMMKRMIPEVKEVVAEAE; encoded by the coding sequence ATGATTAAAACAGGAAATCCGATCATCAGTATATATACAGAAATGACTCCCAACCCGGAAACGATGAAGTTTGTAGCCAACAAACTACTGTATCCCGGCAAGAGTATTGATTTCCCGGATGAAGCCAGCGCGAAACCATCTCCATTAGCCATAGAGTTATTTAGCTTCCCTTTCATCAGGGGCGTTTTTATTATGGCGAACTTCATTACGCTTACCAAAACAAGCGAAACGGACTGGAATGATATCATCCCTACCGTGAAAGCCTTCCTGAAAGAATACCTGGAAGACAGCCGTCCTGTTATCAACGAAGATGAGGTAGTAGTTACGAAAGATGCTGCCAGCAACGAAGTGAGCGCAGACGACAGCGACGTGGTAAAACGTATTAAGGAATTATTGGAAAATTATGTGAAACCCGCGGTAGAAATGGATGGCGGCGCCATTCAGTTCAAAGATTACAACGACGGCGTGGTGAAACTGATGTTACAAGGTTCCTGTTCAGGCTGCCCTTCTTCCATGATTACGCTGAAAGCCGGTATTGAAGGCATGATGAAGCGTATGATCCCGGAAGTGAAGGAAGTAGTGGCAGAAGCAGAATAA
- a CDS encoding PNGase F N-terminal domain-containing protein yields the protein MKGLLACLTGLALIGQPVLAQKKKGTDSSAAIITYGFSSNGKEIPGSSLQMVIDHQRAHLLPGGPRAKEQQYLQLDEKNTYQVLSAPNGETYTLKKAFSDYTTPELLPDTATILGYVCKKAKLFIRSNTIEVWYTNDLALKGTPNLSIAPGLGLVLKIVRNGNSETIARKITYRKITPAELSWPAQMGQYVDDAAYMRQVIDSRYTTFPVFSGEQISWGNNTPNPATDSLQQTFHYAGGTVILKKVKLPAVKKGATLFAELVQYSNGDAYDRTGSVFMIPTSKATSFLDGLKQGVAALPSFTAANGKKYQGMVATDNYLPTLEIMRFFTPFGVHHFNNQVKIQGYQWADSVVYKQDISELQHSLQGEVWLGVYIGNYDKGGHKVSLRFKYYPGDEEDEQRAAPNWVLPAFNTTNLMEMAGQEYATLFDKDSLTVTVNIPQGLKQVQLRYITTGHGGWGGGDEFNPKQNEIFVDGKRVYHFIPWRTDCATYRLSNPASGNFGNGLSSSDLSRSNWCPGTLTAPVIISLPDITPGLHTIRVAIPQGKPEGTSQSFWNVSGTLTGVL from the coding sequence ATGAAAGGATTATTAGCATGCCTTACCGGTTTGGCGCTGATTGGCCAACCTGTGCTGGCACAAAAGAAGAAAGGTACCGACAGCAGCGCAGCCATAATTACCTATGGTTTCAGCAGCAACGGAAAAGAAATTCCCGGCAGCAGCCTGCAAATGGTCATCGACCATCAACGCGCTCATCTCCTTCCCGGCGGGCCCCGTGCCAAAGAACAACAGTACCTGCAGCTGGATGAAAAAAATACCTATCAGGTACTCTCCGCTCCTAACGGAGAAACCTATACGCTGAAAAAGGCATTCTCAGACTATACTACACCGGAACTACTTCCCGATACGGCTACCATACTGGGATATGTATGTAAAAAAGCAAAACTGTTCATCCGTTCCAACACCATTGAAGTGTGGTACACCAACGACCTGGCGTTAAAGGGGACTCCTAACCTCTCTATTGCACCTGGCCTGGGGCTGGTACTCAAAATAGTGCGTAACGGCAACAGCGAAACCATTGCCCGTAAAATCACCTATCGCAAAATCACACCGGCAGAATTGTCGTGGCCTGCACAGATGGGGCAGTACGTAGATGATGCCGCTTATATGCGGCAGGTAATAGACAGCCGCTATACTACCTTCCCGGTATTTTCGGGAGAGCAGATCAGCTGGGGCAACAATACCCCCAATCCGGCTACCGATAGCCTGCAGCAAACCTTTCACTATGCTGGAGGCACCGTGATCCTGAAAAAAGTAAAACTGCCGGCCGTCAAAAAAGGAGCAACCCTCTTTGCCGAACTGGTACAGTACTCCAATGGAGATGCCTACGACAGAACCGGTTCTGTATTCATGATTCCTACCAGTAAAGCCACCTCTTTCCTGGATGGCCTGAAACAAGGCGTGGCGGCATTGCCTTCTTTTACCGCTGCTAACGGTAAAAAATACCAGGGTATGGTGGCTACCGATAACTACCTGCCTACTTTGGAAATCATGCGCTTCTTTACCCCGTTTGGCGTACACCACTTTAACAACCAGGTAAAAATACAAGGCTACCAATGGGCAGACTCCGTGGTATACAAACAGGACATTTCTGAACTGCAACACAGCCTGCAGGGCGAAGTATGGTTGGGCGTATATATCGGCAACTATGATAAAGGCGGCCATAAAGTAAGCCTGCGCTTTAAATATTATCCGGGAGATGAGGAAGACGAGCAGCGGGCAGCCCCTAACTGGGTTTTACCGGCATTTAATACCACCAATCTGATGGAAATGGCCGGACAGGAATATGCCACCTTATTCGACAAAGACTCACTGACTGTAACGGTGAACATTCCGCAGGGGTTAAAACAGGTACAGTTACGTTATATCACTACCGGCCATGGCGGCTGGGGCGGCGGAGATGAATTTAATCCTAAACAGAATGAAATTTTTGTTGATGGCAAACGGGTATACCATTTTATTCCATGGCGTACCGACTGTGCTACTTACCGCTTATCCAATCCGGCATCGGGTAATTTCGGTAACGGATTGTCTTCTTCTGACCTAAGCCGTTCCAACTGGTGCCCGGGTACGCTCACAGCGCCTGTGATCATTTCCCTACCGGATATTACGCCGGGGCTGCATACCATTCGGGTGGCTATTCCGCAGGGAAAACCGGAAGGTACCAGCCAGAGTTTCTGGAATGTATCCGGTACACTGACCGGCGTGCTGTAA
- the pnuC gene encoding nicotinamide riboside transporter PnuC, with product MNELYQGLLAGLHQMTALEAIAVIFAVLSVIFQKQNNILVYPTGIVSTGIYTYLLSREHFKLYADATLNAYYLVMSVYGWIYWARKKGPQQPVTPITRSSRRELVTAVVITVAGWALFYTLLRNFSDSNVPVMDAFVSASACAGMWLLAKRKVENWILLNISNFVAVPLLFYKQLYLTALLTIFLFIIAIFGYLSWRKTVQQREIARS from the coding sequence ATGAATGAACTCTATCAGGGCCTGTTGGCAGGCCTGCATCAAATGACGGCGCTGGAAGCCATTGCGGTCATTTTTGCTGTACTCTCTGTCATCTTCCAAAAGCAGAATAATATTCTCGTATATCCTACAGGTATTGTCAGTACCGGTATTTACACCTATCTCCTTTCCCGCGAGCATTTTAAATTGTATGCAGATGCCACCCTCAATGCCTATTACCTGGTGATGAGTGTATATGGCTGGATATACTGGGCCCGTAAAAAAGGACCGCAGCAACCGGTTACCCCTATTACCCGCAGCTCCCGCAGGGAACTGGTGACGGCGGTGGTCATTACAGTAGCCGGCTGGGCTCTGTTTTATACCCTGCTGCGGAATTTTTCGGATTCCAATGTGCCGGTCATGGACGCCTTTGTTTCTGCCAGTGCCTGCGCAGGAATGTGGCTGCTGGCCAAAAGAAAAGTGGAAAACTGGATCCTGCTGAACATCTCTAACTTTGTAGCTGTACCATTGTTGTTCTATAAACAGTTGTACCTGACCGCACTGTTAACCATCTTTTTATTTATCATTGCCATTTTCGGATATCTTAGCTGGAGAAAAACAGTACAACAGCGGGAAATAGCGCGTTCATGA
- a CDS encoding ATP-binding protein, translated as MKKVVVIGPESTGKSTLSEKLASHFHTVWTEEYARTYIDQLSRPYEQEDLWQIARGQLALEQQQAARAREVLICDTDLYVVKVWSEHKYGECDVRILNEIAQQQCDLYLLTYIDLPWEEDPQREYPDPAMRSYFYHVYKDIVLQSGVPWVDIRGGYAEREAQAIAAVTQLLAR; from the coding sequence ATGAAAAAAGTAGTTGTAATCGGGCCTGAATCTACAGGAAAAAGTACGCTCAGTGAAAAACTGGCCAGTCACTTCCATACCGTGTGGACGGAAGAATATGCCCGTACCTATATCGACCAACTGTCACGCCCCTACGAACAGGAAGACCTGTGGCAGATTGCCCGTGGCCAGCTGGCTTTGGAACAACAGCAGGCTGCCCGGGCGAGGGAGGTGCTGATTTGTGATACAGACCTGTATGTGGTGAAAGTATGGAGTGAGCATAAGTATGGCGAATGTGACGTGCGCATCCTGAACGAAATTGCGCAGCAGCAATGTGACCTGTATCTCCTGACCTATATTGATTTACCCTGGGAAGAAGATCCCCAGCGCGAATATCCGGACCCGGCTATGCGCAGTTATTTCTATCATGTATACAAGGATATTGTGTTGCAGTCCGGAGTACCCTGGGTCGATATCCGGGGAGGTTATGCGGAGCGGGAAGCCCAGGCGATTGCCGCTGTAACTCAGCTGCTGGCACGGTAA
- the mtgA gene encoding monofunctional biosynthetic peptidoglycan transglycosylase codes for MKRVLLVLFVAHFVYIVLLRWVNPPITLTMISSWFSLWGTDKHFQKKWVSYDEISQHAKLAVIASEDQLFPDHNGFDFKSIEKAMKHNQKSKKIKGASTISQQVAKNVFLWQGRSYIRKGLEAYFTFMIEKIWGKQRILEVYLNVAETGEGIFGVEAAAQAYYNKDAASLNREEAAMIAACLPNPVKYTVNPPARITAYRQRKILIQMRNLSPDPDIMALVTGRGE; via the coding sequence TTGAAGAGAGTTTTACTGGTATTATTTGTTGCACACTTTGTTTATATCGTCTTGCTGAGATGGGTAAATCCTCCTATTACGCTTACCATGATTTCCAGTTGGTTTAGTCTGTGGGGAACGGATAAACATTTCCAGAAAAAATGGGTGAGCTATGATGAAATTTCTCAACATGCCAAGCTGGCCGTAATAGCCAGCGAAGACCAGCTTTTCCCTGATCACAACGGTTTTGATTTTAAGTCCATCGAAAAGGCGATGAAACATAACCAGAAAAGCAAAAAAATAAAAGGCGCCAGTACCATCAGCCAGCAGGTAGCAAAGAATGTTTTTTTATGGCAGGGCAGAAGTTATATCCGTAAAGGCCTGGAGGCCTACTTTACGTTTATGATAGAAAAAATCTGGGGGAAACAACGTATCCTGGAAGTATACCTGAATGTGGCCGAAACCGGCGAAGGCATCTTTGGGGTAGAAGCGGCTGCACAGGCCTATTACAATAAAGACGCAGCCAGTCTGAATCGGGAAGAAGCTGCGATGATCGCTGCCTGCCTGCCTAATCCTGTGAAATATACCGTCAACCCGCCGGCACGTATCACGGCTTACCGCCAACGCAAAATCCTGATACAAATGCGGAACCTGTCACCCGATCCGGATATTATGGCGCTGGTAACCGGCAGGGGAGAATAA
- a CDS encoding L-threonylcarbamoyladenylate synthase: MLLNIHPDNPNARHIKTIIECLKDGGVIIYPTDTVYGLGCDITQHKAIERIARIKQVDLKKAHFSFICYDLSHLSDYAKSVDTPVFRMLKKALPGPYTFILPASRMVPRLLKTKKDTVGIRVPDNNICRTIVKELDNPLMSTTLPVEHYVEEYTDPEIIYEKFGKQVDIVVDGGPGGIAFSTVVDCTGEEPVLIREGLGSFDAIT; encoded by the coding sequence ATGTTGTTAAATATACACCCGGATAATCCGAATGCCCGTCACATTAAAACGATTATAGAATGTTTGAAGGATGGCGGTGTTATAATATACCCAACCGATACGGTATATGGCCTTGGTTGCGACATTACACAGCACAAAGCTATTGAACGGATTGCACGGATCAAACAGGTAGATCTGAAGAAAGCACATTTTTCCTTCATCTGCTATGATCTCAGTCATTTATCGGATTACGCCAAAAGTGTGGATACGCCTGTATTCAGAATGCTGAAAAAAGCATTGCCCGGCCCTTATACGTTTATTCTGCCGGCCAGCCGTATGGTACCCCGGTTGCTGAAAACAAAAAAAGATACGGTAGGTATCCGCGTACCGGACAATAATATCTGCAGAACGATTGTAAAGGAGCTGGATAATCCATTGATGAGTACAACCCTGCCAGTGGAACATTACGTGGAAGAATATACGGACCCGGAGATCATTTATGAGAAGTTTGGTAAACAGGTAGATATTGTAGTAGATGGCGGCCCGGGTGGCATCGCCTTTTCTACCGTGGTGGATTGTACGGGAGAGGAACCGGTATTGATCCGGGAAGGATTAGGAAGTTTTGACGCTATAACCTGA
- a CDS encoding aminopeptidase C has translation MKKWIMCAAVLYSTATFAQNSTNVEGSSYQFTVLKNLEAGDIQNQGRTGTCWSFSGLSFFESELLRNGKYKGLNLSEMFVVRKMYPRKAANYVRMHGNANFGEGGGFQDDLLCLREYGLVPQSEYDGNKVKSYNHAEMESLLGGMIKKLSATEGTINPNWTKAFDGVLNAYMGEAPEKFQYNGKSYTPQSFAKELGLNADDYVLISSFTHHPYNSQFVLEVPDNWNWEKVYNVNLNDFTAIAENAVMNGYSLAWAADVSEKGFNFKEGLAVVPEKDWADMSPEERKNLFLKPGKEKAITPELRQEAFDNFETQDDHGMHIIGLVKDQNGNKYFRVKNSWGTDNPGQGYFYASVPYFAYKTTCYMVNKKALPAEVAKKLGIK, from the coding sequence ATGAAGAAATGGATTATGTGCGCAGCCGTGCTTTACAGCACTGCAACGTTTGCACAAAACAGCACGAATGTGGAAGGTAGCAGCTACCAGTTTACCGTTTTAAAGAACCTGGAAGCAGGGGATATCCAAAACCAGGGCCGCACCGGCACTTGCTGGTCTTTCTCCGGTCTGTCTTTTTTTGAGTCTGAGTTATTGCGCAATGGCAAATACAAAGGCCTGAATCTGAGTGAAATGTTCGTGGTTCGTAAAATGTACCCACGGAAAGCAGCTAATTACGTACGTATGCATGGTAACGCCAACTTCGGTGAAGGGGGTGGTTTCCAGGATGATCTGTTGTGTCTCCGCGAATATGGCCTGGTTCCGCAGAGTGAATACGATGGTAATAAAGTAAAATCATACAACCACGCAGAAATGGAAAGCCTGCTGGGCGGTATGATCAAAAAACTGAGTGCTACCGAAGGCACCATCAATCCAAACTGGACCAAAGCTTTCGACGGCGTACTGAATGCCTACATGGGCGAAGCGCCGGAGAAATTCCAATATAACGGCAAATCCTATACGCCGCAGTCTTTTGCTAAAGAACTGGGACTCAATGCAGATGATTATGTACTGATCTCTTCTTTCACCCACCATCCTTACAATAGCCAGTTTGTACTGGAAGTACCGGATAACTGGAACTGGGAAAAAGTATACAACGTAAACCTGAACGACTTCACAGCGATCGCAGAAAACGCCGTAATGAACGGTTATTCCCTCGCATGGGCAGCTGATGTAAGCGAAAAAGGTTTCAACTTCAAAGAAGGCTTAGCGGTTGTTCCGGAAAAAGACTGGGCTGATATGTCTCCTGAAGAAAGAAAAAACCTGTTCCTGAAACCAGGTAAAGAAAAAGCGATCACTCCGGAACTCCGTCAGGAAGCTTTCGATAACTTCGAAACCCAGGACGATCACGGTATGCACATCATAGGACTGGTAAAAGACCAGAACGGCAACAAATACTTCCGGGTTAAAAATTCCTGGGGTACCGATAATCCGGGTCAGGGTTACTTCTACGCCTCCGTACCTTATTTCGCTTATAAAACCACCTGCTACATGGTGAATAAAAAAGCGTTACCAGCAGAAGTAGCAAAGAAATTAGGTATCAAATAA